From the Haliaeetus albicilla chromosome 6, bHalAlb1.1, whole genome shotgun sequence genome, the window CTGTGTATTACAAAACAAATAACCCATCGCTATACAATGTAAATATCTGTGACTGGGCAACTGTAGCAGACACTTGTGCATACTGAGATCAGCACTGGAGGACAGGGTGGCAGGTTGGGCCCATCCTCCTGGGCTCCTCCAGTGTGGAGGCCCCTTACATCTCCTTGGTGCTCATTCTCTTGGTCTTCTCGGCCGTCTCCTGGAGAAAGAGAGTACAAAAGTGAAGCTCCGCACTGACGCAGGAGCTGGCAGTGCCCTGAAAGCTTTGGTTCATCCACAAGCAGCGCCGACACTGGCTTACACCTCAAAGCCTCACACCTGTATTTGTCCCCACAGGCAACAGAGATCCCCCTTTACTGTGCTCCCCCTTCCACCAGAAGTCTCCAAGTGACAGAAGCAGAGGGAACCCCTCTAAGCAAGGAGACGCTTAGTGCAAGCAGACCTTCCCAGCCTCAAGCTAACCTGATGCTTCTGCAGTTCCTGAACGTATCTAGCCAGCTCCTCCTCAGTCAAGTCTTGATCAGGTCGCTGTCTCTGAGCAGGCACCTTCTCATTCTTCCCTGCAAACAGAAAGGGAGTTCAGTGTTATCGCAAATAAGGGATGCAAATTTCAGAGGCTGAACCACGTAGAACAAAAAGAGGCAGGTCGGCGACAGCACACCTCAAGCTTAGGAAGACTTTGCTGGAGGAAGGTGTGGGTTGGCTTCCTAGAAAGAGAATGGGCCTTGTGGCTGCCTGGGACTTCAGAACCTGGGTATCCAGTCTGTCCCCATCTCTCCCTCCCATGtgataaataataaaaccacaTGGCAGAGGCTGcatattatttaaaagaagCACCTATAATTAGTTCAAACATCTTGGCCTCTTGTAGGGAACAAATGGAAGCTCAGTGCTATCCAAGTACAATAACTGATGCCTAATGAAGAGGTAATTTAGCTCAGTGGAGATGCAGCTTGCTGATGTATCTGATCTGAGTCTTTGGTTTCATTATCCCTCTAACAATAGCCTCTAACCCCTCTGCTGCTCAGACATGGGCAGAAAGTCAAGGAATTGTCCCATTGCATGCTTCTGCCATGGATGCAGGGAACAAAGTAGACAGCAAGACCGGGTGTTGCATAGCAACTTTGAAGGTTGTTTCTGGGGAGGCAACAAAAAGAGCCTCTCATTTGGTTGCTTAACCTCTGAGACCTACTCACAGCTCCTCTGGCAGCTCTATCAGTATTACAGTTATCTTTTCTGAGGTGAGTTTCGGCTGCCACAGCCAAGTCTGGTCTGAGGTGATCCCAAAACCTCTGCTGCAGAAGGCCAGATAAATGTAAAAAACTCTGTATGTACCTCTTGCCGttcccctctctcctctgcccaAACTACTGGCTATAGATCTGAACTAATGTAGTGCTGACAGCTCCTGCACaccactgaaaacaaagctCAAGCAAAGGCCTGGTTTCTAGGGAAGAAGGCCAGTAAAATGCAGCGCAGTGCTGGGAGAGTGGACATGGCTCCTTGAAAAGGACTCGTACATTTCCCAAGGCAGGGGAAAGCTGGCTTTACACTGGCCCTGGACCATCTGTGAGAAGGCAAAACGGAGAGCCGATGTTGACGACCCCACCGTGACTTCTCACAATTGTAACATGGCTGTGAAAGTTGAAGAAAGGCCTTCCAAAGGCAGAACAGACAGACTAACAAGCCTGCCTTACTATGAACACCACCTCCCTTCATCTccatcatcattattttcttctacagtTTTTATGGCAAGAAGCTAAAGTGCTTTCTTGGCATTACTGGATGAAGTCTCCTATCTCCCCTGGGGGGCAAGGCAGGACCCTAGCTCCTGCTTTACAGATACCATAAACACAGATACAGTGAGGATACTGACACACATACAGGAAAGCTGACTTGCTTACACCTACATGTATGGTTGCAGACAGTGACCTGTTCGGCCTGTGCATGCCCCAAGCCAGCTGGATGCAGAGTAGCTCTGGCCTGAAAGATTTGGTGCTGAATTTTCATGACACCAATCCAAACTACAAACCCCAGCAGCATTGCCTCCAACCCAGTTACACATTTTCTGGCCTCTAGAACAGAACCAGCTTGGGTTTGGCCAACACGGAGCACAGGGAGGGTGATGCAGAAGCCACCCATAGAGAAGCTGAGGAAAagctggagagagaagaaatctGGATAGCTAGTGCCCTCgaaagataaaaagcaaaaccccttTTTGTACAAAACCAAGTACAGTAATTGCCTAGAGAGCATACAGACCCTCGCATGTCATTGCAGTGCACACCCAGTTCCCACAGGCACAGACGCAGCGGTTGCACTCCACCTGGGTCTCTGCTCCATCCTCATAGGTTTCATCTTCCAGGGCACACTCTAAAGAGGCACAAAACAAGGGCAGTGGTTGTGAGATAGCGAGCAGACTAAAGACAACATACTTTGGAGAAGccttgagagagagaagaggtaCACAGTTTTGGGGGAGGCCTTCCTTCCCCTAACCACCAGAAGTTTCATAATGACTAAAACATTCATGCTGAATTTGGTGTGTGAACTCAGCCAAAACATAATTTGAGAAAGTCAAACACTTCATTTTGCTTCCTCAGAAGAACACATTTCAATTTCTCAATACCAAATGAAATCTCAATATTGGATTTGTTTGTATTTCCTAATCTGTTATACATAGAAGAGAACCCCCAAAGTGAAAGTTTTGGTTACTCTGAAACAATTGCTCTTCCGGGTGGGGAGAAGTTGGGGAAATGATTTGTGTGTTTGCCGTAGCCctaagaaagaaaggaaaaaaaaaggtttctcaTTTCAGCTCACATTTCTCCTCAAAGCTCTATTGTATGTTTAAGTCGAGGCCCCCAGAGCATTCAAGGGCCTGTATGGTGTTAAGTGAAAACCAGCTGATCGTGTTTTCCAGGGGAGGTGCAGCATCCCTCGCTTCCCACTAAAACAGGCAGCAGAGAGTTCACCTTAATATTCCCTACGAAGCATAGCCTCTGTCTGCTCCTTGGTGCCACCGCAGTGGGATGTAAATCTGGCACCTTTGGACCGGCAGCCCCTGAGGAGACAATTAGATGAATAGCTAGGCACGCCTGATCAGCAGAACACTAAGCTGCTTCCACGTGAACTGTAGCGCTAAGCAGGATTTGGAAGGATAGTGAACTTTGAGATGTTCATCAGGGAGGGTCTCTGTGTGAAAGGCAAAGCATAGCAGGACTTTGGTCTGGTCTGACTTTCCTAAGTTACCTAGACATGAACTCCTCACATGATTTATCTCCACACTGCTAAATACATGCCTTGACCTTCCAAGCATACCATATCCATTTAACCTACGCCCTTGCTTCTCAGATCCAAATGTTTTTCATCACAAGAGCTGTGGGAGCTCTGGGACAGAAAAAGCAGTACTTCTGACAATGCAGGGACAAGGGGTGCTGTCAGATGGGAGGTAGCGTATATCAACATTATCTCTGGGAGTGGAGTTACAGCATCCGATGTCTGGCCCAAAGCTggtctcttttctttcctcccttcccaggACCCCTCTGGTTCCCCAATACAAGTAAGGAGTTCCTACTTTTCTCTGGTGGGTTGAAGGATGGGCTGAGGCACTTGAGAAATTCACTGAAGCTGAGCTTCCAGTCAGCATTTTCATCTGACAGCTCGATGAGGGCATCTACGCAGAGTCCCCTGAAAGGAAACACAGTGGCATGTTCTGTACGGGGCTGTACTAGGCTGGTTCCTGCTCTATTGGCTTCAGAGCACAGATGAGTAAAACCAGTAATAACTCGTAAGGTTCTGAGATGCCTGGCAGAAATGGCTTCTGTACGGAAACCTCAATGGatacagacaaaagaaaaacagtcacAAAATACTCCCTGTCTGGCAAAGGGCCAGGAAGTGGGGGGATATTCGGAACCGCAGGAATAGGACCCTGTTGACATCTACATGCTGTCACACAGGTAGAGATGCAAGCACAGCTAACCACAAGCAGCCTGTTCTCCTCATTGTTTCACACAGTGGCAGACacacagaaaaagggaaaccTCTCAAACTATGTTTTTATGCGATGCTTGCACGAGCTCTAACTGCAGGCTGCCCATGAGCTGTGTTTTCCTACCATCTTCCTTGCACTGGATCTAGCTATCAGGCAAAAGGTGAGTAAGGTCCACTGGAAATCTGATttattaggaaataaaaaagacaacaaatttTCTGTCACCCAACTCACCTTCTGGCTGCACACCTGTAAGATATAAAGCAAAAGAAGGTTGGAATACATGGCTAACGTGAAGGGTAGGGGTGGGACTGCTCCTTCTGCCCGTATTCACACCTATTAATTAAGTGAGATTAATTATTTAACTAAGTGAGAAGCCACTTCATGCACAGTTATCTTTGTCAGTGCAAGCCCTAACTGATATTTTCCATGAGTGGATTTTCATGCCCCCTTCTACCACATCTGGCCCCCGGGCCCTCCTTCTGGCATCCTGTCCACTGCCCACCTGAGCAGCTTGTTGGTCTCCTGGTCCATGTAGGTGGTGATGTTGACAGCAGTCTCATTCTGCTCCACAAACTTCAGGAATTCAGTGGAGTCCAAGCGAGAATCACCATCGTCAAAGCTCTATAGGGGAAGATGGGAGGATGTGAGAGGGTCTGATTTATCGGTTCAGGGTagcccttccttctcccccttccATATGTACTTAGCATGTTTGAAGCTTCAGTGAAACAGGTTGCATCATCCCTGTTTTGCACGAAGGACAGAGGctcagagaaaagcagcaacataTTCATACTAGCATCAAAACTGGGAGACACGATCCTAGCTTTGTTCTCACTGATAAGCTACACTGCCTCTCATTCACCTCCTGCTGCTTGATTTATGGCTCTaaccccatttcttctctttgttccAGCCAGCTCTTAGCCTTCTTATATACCTCCTGCCTTAAAGCAGACCAGTTGCATTCAAGGAGGTGTCAGCTTTCCAATATGTGCAAATCCAAAGCTGTGCCTAGACTGTGACAGTGACAAAAGGGAAAATCACAGGAAGCAATTTTCTGCTGAtcccaaagaaggaacaatTTAATGCAACAGCACAACGCATTGCCACCAACTTCTTAAGGTCTTGACAGGACTCCTggcactgaaaagcagaatttttagCCCCGAATCCTGGCTGTACTCCCAAAGAAGTAATTGCATTTTGCTCTCCTGTTTGGAGATGTCATATCACAGCGCTGGGCACTCAGCAGGAACTGCTGGGCCCCCTCAGAGACAGCTGCATTGCAGTGAGGGGAAAATGAATTCTGCACACAGACTGCTGCTGGCTAATTCTTGCTGTGTGACTTGGGGCAGGTCACTGTGTCTCCTTGCGCGTGCTTCCAGGAATGCTGGAAGAGACACTGCCTGTTTTTACCTCTATGTGGTTCAGGAGAAACCTGTAGGGCTAGGAAAATTACTCTGTGTGCTGTAGCCTGCATATAACTGCTCCACTAACATGTTTCAACTTCTACTAGACTTTGAAACCTCTTGTCCCGCTATTTCTTGTGAAAGTGGCCGCCATTCCCTTAATGACCCAGACTCAGTTCAGTTAGTTTTCTTGCCTTTCAATGCTATGGTCTGCATTTACATGTTTCCCCAGAGACCCTCCAAAACAGAGAAGCTTCCCACTACCAGCCTCACTCCTCTTGAAATAATGTCCTTCAAGGTCATGGCCTGCCTGATGTACAACCCACATCCCAGTGATCCACACAAGTCAGGCTTCCAGGAGGGAAACAGCTTAATGACGCATCTACAAACCTCCCCAtcaaggagaaaagggaaaagcttCATGTCATCTTTGTCTCCAGTGTTTATTACCTGCAGGGCAGGAATCAGGCCATTTGCAGGGCAGGCGTGCAGAGCCCCGGGACTGGGCACAGCAGAATTCCTCCAGTGACAGTGGACCCTCACTGGTGACACACATTAGTGTGTGTTTGAACCCAATTTAGTTTGCTTTGCTTGGATTTGTCCCAAGTTATTCCAAGCTCTGaattctgctttaaaagtatttcaaagcTTTAAGGATTGTTGATATGGTGGATTACCACCTGACAGAGAAGGAAATTCCCCCTTTGGTCTGAGAAAAGGTACAGCTTTGTCATGGAAACTTTCACCCACTTGTGCCTGGGATCAGTGCTCCAGAAAAAGAGGGACAGTAAAGAGAACATGAAGCTGTCTGCCTCTGAGCTGCGGCCACGGGATTTCACCACCGCCCCAACAGgcatggggctggcaggggtgACCAGGCTGTGCCGTGGCGGTGGAGAAAGACCGTGGCTGGCTCATGTGTTTCAGTGAAGCCCATGGTCTGGGGAGGCTCTCCGTGAAGGCGGCTGGGGACAGCATGTTTGCAGGAGGAGGGACTGAGCAGCTCTACTCTGCAGGATGCTGCAGCTTTCGGGTGCCAGCGGGGGTGCCTGAGGCAGTAGGCCACAAGTGGGTTTCCACAGACGGAGCAGCATTAATGGCTACAAAGGCAAAGATGCTCTCTGGAGCGCAGGGACCAGCTCCTCTGTCTCACCAGGGGGTGCCATTGCCATGGCAAATTTGCTTGCAGCGCTAACTCCTGTCAGGCACCATTAATCTCTTGCTGTCGACAGCTTATGATTTAAACActctccccctttccccacctgctcctccagctccatCCTGAATGCTTTGAAGTCTTTATCAGGAGCTGGGCGTGAGGGGGAGGGACGAAGCAGTGCATGTGGCAGGAGCATGGGAGAAGCGTGTGATCTGCTGGTTACAAAAGGAGGTGGGGATGGGCTGAGGGACAGACTgacagggaggagggaagacGAACGGGATTATTGCAGGGCCTGACACACACGGTtggctcctctctctctgcagagcaCTAGGGAACCGCCAGCTCTTGGCCACAACTAGGTCATACTCACTACTTGCAAGCAAATATTCCGCTTGAAGCCCCCAAGTGTCCCCTATCCCCACCTCAACATGGCCTTGGGACCGTCTGGAACAAAGAATCAGCAGCCTCTGCCCTGGCTTCCTGCTCCTTCTACTTCCATTTCCAGCACTTTCACCCATCTTTTCTCCTCTGGCTATCTTTTGTGCCCTGAGAtcagttctcctctcccctgccacAGGCACACCTGGCCTgccctcctcctttttcccagGGCAGGTCAGATCCACAGGGATGCTCCAGTTCTGGGCTGTCCCATAGCCATGTCAGTGGCTctgtcagcagctgctgcaggcagcctgtAACACATCATACTGTAGGACATACCAGAGCTTTCTGGCCCCCTGCTTCACAGGCCCATCACACACTGGAGCCTCCTGGCTGGAGACATGgaagctgctttgcagtgaCAGGGCAAGAAATGTTCTCTGGCCTCCGAGGCAGGCACTGCTCTACTTGCCTTGAAATACTTGTCCAGGACTTCGCTGTAGTTGCTGCCCTTGGAAAACCAGCCATCTGGGATAATCTCAGCTTCCAGCCACTGGATGACACGGCGACGAAGTTCGTCCCTGTCCGACTGATAGCAGACGACTGTCATGGGAGAAGGTGTAGcggaagaaaaagcaaggatGAGAGAAATGAAGTTGGCAGGGAGACCACAGAGAAACGACTGGAAATAAAAGCCAGCGCACCAGCCCTGATGGCAGGTTGCAGGCCCCTCTGTCCTTGGTCCTTGGAGATGCTCCAGGGCCAGATCAAAGCAGGGGCGCCATGTGCTAAACGGCAGATGGGCTGTGGGTGACACCGTGTGGCAAAGCCAGAAAATGACACCCCTGCCAAACACCTTCTGCCTTCCAGTCCTCAAAGCTTGCGGAATAACAACCCGGGGCTGACTCGTCTTGGTGTGAAGAGTCTCCAGATTGAGGGAGGAAGGTGACTGACTGGCCCTGGACAGTGTTCCCAGGCTTCCCGATGTCAAGTACCAAAACTTCCATCCTGTGCAAGGGCAAAGACTAGACTGAGCAAGCCGCTGTCCCCAAGACTTGAATTTTAGAGCCTACTATCTCAGGAGATTTCGACTTGCCCACTCTGATTGGAAACGAGAGGGCATTAAGTTGGGCTTGTTCACAGCGCTCTCCATAGTCACAGGTTTCTCTAGGTGGGCATCACCTTGTGTGCTAATACTGAACAACGTATTTAGAAGCAGAACTGAAACCCTAGATGTTCTCGCTTCTGTGAGTCGTCACACCCACCCAGACAGAGGTCAATCAAGCCAGAAGGGGAGTCAGTGTGCATTTGTGTTGCCTACACACACCAAGGATCTCCTTCCGAATCCAGTGACTACAGTCACGACCGGACagacagatgaaataaaaagccGTAGGGATTCTGCATGTTTAATGTTGAACTTCCCCGAAACTGCTTTGAGGTGGTGGCCATGCCCTGACACGGTCCTCTCCCTTAAGCCTGTATGAGGGTTTCCTCTCATCTGTCCTGGGAAGCTGAAGTTGATGATTATACAGCTCCAGCAGTTAGAGGCCATGGATGGGAAAAGGGTCCCCTGATGAAGCACAGGCCATGGCCCCAAAATCCAGTCCAAGTACACGAGGCAATGCATAAGGGAAGAAACCAGGCACAGAGAATCAAAGAGACTTGTTGGCTGATGGGAGAGGTGGTTCAGCTACACCTCCTGACTCCCCAGACAATGCCCTTCATTATATAGTGCTGTCTCTCTGCCCTGCACCCATCAGTTAATCACTCCTGAAGCAAAGTCTCCTTTCAAAAGAGTGCTCGTGGAGTTAGGGACATAGCTCCACAGTTATCGTGTCTTAGATCCCCAATGAAGTCTGCAAAAGCGCGTCTCTTCCCTCAGGCTGTGATGAACACAGCTTGTGTCCCTAGGGGCAAACTGGGTTTCATTGCACCTTGTACATGCTCAGAGTCCCTGAGACATCCCAGCACAGTGAAGAGCCCAGGAGATGTATGAGCTCTGAAAGGTTACCCAGGAGTAAAGAGCTGGGCAATCACATTTCAGCTGATGTATCAACTCAGGCTCTGCTACAGCCAGTGCAGAGGTATGACTTTGACACAGAGCTGTGCAACTCCCCCAGCAGACCTTCCTCcccatctcttttcccaaaTGCATACAGAGGCCCCAGCCATGCAAGGAGACGGACTCACCTGGACTTGCAGCTGGATTCTCAGACTTCTTTTCTGTTAATGAAAGACAGAAGAGGACATTTCTGATGCAACATGAGGCAATACGAACCTCTTCCCACCCTGGGTGTCACTTGGGCAAGAGCAGAGGAACCTGGGAGTCTTCAGAAACACGAGGGCCTGGAACATCTGTCGCCCCGAGGGGAGACTGAGGACTGTttagcctgaagaagagaaggctcaggggcaATCTCATCAATGTTTATAAAtctgatgggagggaatgaagaagactGAGCCAGACTCTTCACCGTGGTGTCCAGTGACAGGgcaagaggcagtgggcacatATTTATACACATGAAATTCTGTCTGAACATAaggaaacaggtttttttactgtGCGGCTGGTGTGGGGGTGAGTTAAACAGCCCTACCATTGAGACAAAATCCTTGCTCCTGAAGTTCTTGAGGTCCCTCATGAACAGGGATGGCAGTATGGGCTTTGGGGGTTTATCCTGAGAGTCTGACCTTTCCTCAGCAGGTAGACTGAGACACCTGCCTGGCTGAATCCACGAGCtcagagagaggcaggcaggagcaagAAGTTGTGTCCCGAGTGCCCTCATCCAGCATCCCAGGGAGACAATAGCTCCAAGATCCCACCACAGCCAAGGTGTCAGGGTTCTGAGTACACTAATGAGGGCCTCCATCCACACTCCCTACCCATGAGCCCAGGGGCTCCGTTTCAGCTGATGTCTCGGCCCCTAGCCCTTGGCTGGGATTACGTTGTAGGTATGCCTGTCTCCAGCTCTGTCGCAACCATTCCCATACCTGCCATAGACCCTGTTGATCTAGGCCCTGACCTGGTGACTGTCTTCCCACCTTGATCTCAGACCTGCTATAGACCGCATCACTACAGACTTGTCTGGCAATTACTGGCCTGTGCCCGATTCTGGTTACCGTCACCAGACCTCATTTTGTGGCTTGACTTCAGGCCTACTTCATCACCACAAACTTGCCTGGTGATCTGGACTCTTGGTTGAACCTGGCTGCCGTTCCCAGGCTTGCCCTGTTTATCCCACTCAGCTACTGTGGGACAAGGTCCTGGCTGGTGAAGCCTCTGCCTTGCCTTGTTATCATGCTCGGCTTCCGACTCTCCCTCCCTTACAGTGTAGCTGGCCCTCATCGCCGGGGTTACCTTTACAGTGGCCATCGTAATCCACCTGGATCTTGGAGCCAGTGAGGCAGGCATCACGGTGCAACTCACAGTGGTTCAGGTACGTCTTGCCATTGCTACCGCACACAGGCCTCTTGTGAGGTTTGCATTGCTGTGAGAGAAGCCAGAGAAGACAGCATTTTACCTGCCTCTTCGGGACAGCTAGAGGGAGGCAGGTGAGTCCCAGCATCAGCCCAACTCAACAGAAGCCCTTGGCACAGCCTCCTTGGCCCAAAAGGTGTTTGGAACAGGCTGAACCCACCCATCGTCACCCCGGAAAAACCTGCACAGGGAAGTCTGTGGGTGTGGGTTCAAAGGCTTTGCTTTATCCCAGCCTCtgtcaccaccaccacaacagGAGCCTTCCCGAAAGCAGAGCCCAGCAGAGAAAATCAGTGCCCAGCATAAATACTGAGCGTAATCCTGCAACTGCTGCTGTATGTGCCATGGACATGCCTGCCCGGAGGTGTTTCTGTGAATCTGTTCTGTGCACCTCTGCTTGCTCAGCTCTGTTGCATCTTTTTGTAGACTCTGCTCCACCTTTCTGTAACCGAATGCAGAATAAGCCATCAGCCACAAGCAAACAGCACAGCCTACAGCAGAGGGAGAGTTCACTGGTGCCACTGTTCAGGCTGTGGGCTTCCTTCTCCCATCCCTTTCAGTCTGGCCAAGCCTACCCAGAGTGACAGACTCTCTTCCTGTTAACGGGGCATTTTACTCTCCAGTCCCCAGGCTGGCCACGTCAGAGCTGCAGGCTCTGAGGGAAGTGGGAACAAAGAGCCACATGCCCATTCCCAGGAGCCAGGCAGGAACGGTTTGaaagcagggcagagcagagtAGGGAGGCAGTGTGTCTCTACAGCTGGGAAAGACTCTTCTAATCATCTCTGGCTCCCTGCTGGATGGAGCTATTCATCCTCACAGCACTCTACCacaattatttccattttacaaaAGCTGATTTTTAGTAGGGTGCTTGTAACCTCCTCAAACCAGATGCCAGTGAGGGCAGGCTTTCTTGGAGCTCGCAGACCGCTCCCTAGAGTGCCCTCCAAAGCTAGCGGCATATCAATACCCTACTGGGCTTTCCCAACAAAAGACCTCCAGCCAAGTCTCCTGTGAGTGTGAAGACCCTAGGCAGTTGTGCGAGCAGCACAGCTGCAAGCCCCAGACAATATCTACCCTACAGGGCTCTTCCCCCACACCACACTGGGAAAGGCCCTCCTGTTTGAAGAGCCAGTGTGAATTTGCAGCTGCTCCAAAACAGCCGTAGCCTCATCCCGTCATGAGATCCTTCCAGCGACC encodes:
- the FSTL1 gene encoding follistatin-related protein 1, producing MIWKTLPLLCALLAVARLRAEEEPRSKSKICANVFCGAGRECAVTEKGEPTCLCIEQCKPHKRPVCGSNGKTYLNHCELHRDACLTGSKIQVDYDGHCKEKKSENPAASPVVCYQSDRDELRRRVIQWLEAEIIPDGWFSKGSNYSEVLDKYFKSFDDGDSRLDSTEFLKFVEQNETAVNITTYMDQETNKLLRGLCVDALIELSDENADWKLSFSEFLKCLSPSFNPPEKKCALEDETYEDGAETQVECNRCVCACGNWVCTAMTCEGKNEKVPAQRQRPDQDLTEEELARYVQELQKHQETAEKTKRMSTKEM